The Alteriqipengyuania halimionae genome contains a region encoding:
- a CDS encoding DUF1192 domain-containing protein — protein sequence MDDDDRPRPRGDAAEALSKESLDPYSVEELDTRIALLETEIARVRAHRDKSSAHRAAADALFGKPGG from the coding sequence ATGGACGACGATGATCGCCCCCGGCCCCGCGGTGACGCGGCGGAAGCCCTCTCCAAGGAGAGCCTCGATCCCTATTCGGTCGAAGAGCTCGATACACGGATCGCTTTGCTCGAGACCGAAATCGCGCGGGTGCGGGCGCATCGCGACAAGTCCAGTGCCCATCGCGCTGCCGCCGATGCGCTGTTCGGAAAGCCGGGCGGTTGA
- a CDS encoding M1 family metallopeptidase: MKFATAVIALGAAIAVPATAQDFGERRTTVSGLPLTADQQAITPEHLWLDIWVDPEAQSIKGRAEYALEIADPASKIEMELDQRFRVTRVSLGKIELPAEGFRHTDGLLTVPLEGARSANGRIALRVDFEGEPRTAPNAPWDGGFVWSQTSDGEPWIATAMQGQGCDLLFPCIDYPTKEIGRVDSTIWVPAESRLYAAGNGKLLGIEDKGDWRGYKWSARQPNTYAIALNIAPYGVIERTHRAPSGQDVPLAFYHLRGDEAGAARMLDELAKYLDWFERRIGPYPFADEKAGIAQTPHLGMEHQTINAYGNGFRESDEPYDWLLFHEFAHEWFANQMTNRSNADMWLHEAAASYMEALYLRDVAGEDAYRAKLDEYLPRIVSKVPVAPGAGIDSGSYLDSSGWGGDIYFKGSWILHTLRELIGDEAFFRSLTRLVYGTAEPKPGAITPIYRDTDEFRQIVEEETGRDLEWFFDVYVRQPAMPLLKGTRDGATLTLEWEVPGNRTFQMPVEVKIGERTIVAEFENNRARVDLGSATAPFTVDPDAKMLRGLPEPVLTPPPPRRN; encoded by the coding sequence TTGAAGTTCGCAACTGCCGTGATCGCGCTTGGGGCAGCTATTGCCGTCCCTGCCACCGCCCAGGATTTCGGCGAACGCCGCACCACCGTTTCGGGGCTGCCGCTAACCGCCGACCAGCAGGCGATCACGCCCGAGCATCTGTGGCTCGATATCTGGGTCGATCCCGAAGCGCAGTCGATCAAGGGCCGCGCCGAATACGCTCTGGAAATCGCCGATCCGGCATCGAAGATCGAGATGGAGCTCGACCAGCGTTTTCGCGTCACCCGCGTTAGCCTGGGCAAGATCGAGCTCCCGGCGGAAGGTTTCCGGCACACCGATGGCCTGCTCACTGTGCCGCTTGAGGGCGCACGCAGCGCCAACGGCCGGATCGCGCTGCGGGTCGACTTTGAAGGCGAACCGCGCACCGCGCCCAATGCGCCATGGGATGGCGGATTCGTCTGGTCTCAGACCTCCGATGGCGAACCGTGGATCGCCACCGCGATGCAGGGCCAGGGCTGCGACCTGCTGTTCCCCTGCATCGATTACCCCACCAAGGAAATCGGAAGGGTCGACAGCACGATCTGGGTCCCCGCCGAATCGCGCCTCTATGCTGCCGGTAACGGCAAGCTGCTGGGGATCGAGGACAAAGGCGATTGGCGCGGCTACAAATGGTCGGCGCGCCAGCCAAATACCTATGCCATCGCGCTCAACATCGCGCCCTACGGCGTGATAGAGCGCACCCATCGCGCACCTTCGGGCCAGGATGTGCCGCTCGCGTTCTACCACCTGCGCGGAGACGAAGCCGGTGCCGCGCGCATGCTCGACGAGTTGGCGAAATATCTCGACTGGTTCGAACGCCGGATCGGCCCCTATCCCTTTGCCGACGAGAAGGCGGGCATTGCGCAGACGCCGCACCTCGGCATGGAGCACCAGACGATCAACGCCTACGGCAATGGCTTCCGGGAATCCGATGAGCCGTATGATTGGCTGCTGTTCCACGAGTTTGCGCATGAATGGTTCGCCAACCAGATGACCAACCGCTCGAACGCGGACATGTGGCTGCACGAGGCAGCCGCGAGCTACATGGAAGCGCTCTACCTGCGCGATGTGGCGGGCGAGGATGCCTATCGCGCGAAGCTCGACGAGTATTTGCCGCGCATCGTCAGCAAGGTGCCCGTCGCACCAGGTGCGGGGATTGATTCGGGCAGCTATCTCGACAGTTCGGGTTGGGGGGGCGACATCTATTTCAAGGGTAGCTGGATACTCCACACGCTGCGCGAACTGATCGGCGACGAGGCATTCTTCCGCAGCCTGACGCGCCTGGTTTACGGCACCGCCGAGCCCAAGCCCGGCGCGATCACCCCGATTTACCGCGACACCGACGAATTCCGGCAGATCGTAGAAGAGGAAACCGGGCGCGACCTCGAGTGGTTCTTCGACGTCTATGTGCGCCAGCCCGCCATGCCGTTGCTCAAGGGTACACGCGATGGCGCGACCCTCACCCTCGAATGGGAAGTGCCCGGCAATCGCACTTTCCAGATGCCGGTCGAGGTGAAGATCGGCGAACGGACGATCGTCGCCGAATTCGAAAACAATCGTGCACGAGTCGATCTTGGCAGCGCGACGGCGCCGTTCACGGTCGATCCGGACGCGAAGATGCTACGCGGCCTGCCCGAACCCGTGCTGACACCGCCACCACCGCG
- a CDS encoding UDP-2,3-diacylglucosamine diphosphatase: MLKRFAKTDDGAVTAHDTIADIANFAGRGGHGPATPEPKGIERRQFRTIWISDVHLGTKGCNAELLIDFLDHTDSETIYLVGDIIDGWRLKKKFYWPPEHNDIVWRIMKRARRGTRVVYIPGNHDEMFRQFTGLNFGGVEIRRAAFHDTADGRRLMVLHGDEFDTVMLAHRWLAFVGDAAYHVMMRLNGWVATVRQMLGLPYWSISKAAKHKVKNAVEFIGRYEEVVARAAAQRGVDGVVCGHIHTAEHRTFAFHGDDIEYWNDGDWVEGCNALVEHADGRMEILDWPAEMAKRATEEASVESAEGSSKELADAA, encoded by the coding sequence ATGCTCAAACGCTTTGCAAAGACCGATGACGGTGCGGTCACCGCGCACGATACGATCGCAGATATCGCCAATTTCGCCGGCCGCGGCGGGCATGGTCCTGCCACGCCCGAGCCGAAAGGGATCGAGCGCCGCCAGTTCCGCACGATCTGGATCTCCGATGTTCATCTCGGCACCAAGGGCTGCAATGCCGAACTGCTGATCGACTTCCTCGACCATACCGATAGCGAGACGATCTATCTGGTCGGCGACATCATCGACGGCTGGCGCCTGAAGAAAAAGTTCTACTGGCCGCCCGAGCACAACGACATCGTCTGGCGGATCATGAAGCGCGCGCGCCGCGGTACGCGGGTCGTCTACATCCCAGGCAATCACGACGAGATGTTCCGCCAGTTTACCGGGCTCAACTTTGGCGGGGTCGAAATTCGCCGCGCGGCTTTTCACGATACGGCCGACGGTCGCCGCCTGATGGTCCTTCACGGGGACGAATTCGACACGGTGATGCTGGCACACCGCTGGCTCGCCTTCGTCGGCGATGCTGCATACCATGTGATGATGCGCCTCAACGGTTGGGTCGCCACGGTGCGGCAGATGCTCGGCTTGCCCTATTGGTCGATCTCCAAAGCGGCAAAACACAAGGTGAAGAACGCCGTCGAGTTCATCGGACGATACGAAGAGGTCGTGGCGCGGGCTGCCGCCCAGCGCGGGGTGGATGGGGTGGTGTGCGGACACATCCACACCGCCGAGCACCGGACATTCGCCTTCCACGGCGACGATATCGAGTATTGGAACGACGGCGACTGGGTCGAAGGCTGCAACGCTCTGGTCGAACATGCCGATGGACGGATGGAAATCCTCGACTGGCCGGCCGAAATGGCGAAGCGCGCCACCGAAGAAGCGAGCGTGGAATCGGCCGAAGGTTCGAGTAAAGAACTGGCCGATGCCGCCTGA
- a CDS encoding roadblock/LC7 domain-containing protein: MGTSVNAASRDFEDDTAVPPAERRDLMAYDLWTRCHQDGAVPSQQELLGHQECDFVDHSVLIRIVGEDTAPIISHIGTQLWLGLDGILPQDISEVPARSVLSRITEHYLEAVANRTAVGFEAEFVNEDGSAIGYRAIALPCASDGDTIDAVLGVVDYTLVEDEPLPASKIAPEHHSATDEGDMPREGWRSVIANMRRDPGEPVADEVVEAEEEPEAESVPAEGRTPKKRKRQALDPLPAEGAAEADVSPPPATGKTTARDDAIHTALAQLLEIEGALAAALVEIESGMPLASVGEAGGMDLDIAVAGNTEMLRAKRKAIRAIGMEDEVEDVIVTLFSQYHLLRPLGSNDGLFLCVVLDRKAATLAMARHELRRVEGGLSL; encoded by the coding sequence TTGGGGACATCCGTGAACGCAGCGAGCCGCGATTTCGAGGACGATACCGCCGTGCCGCCCGCCGAGCGCCGCGATCTCATGGCATATGATCTGTGGACGCGGTGCCACCAGGATGGCGCGGTCCCCTCCCAGCAGGAATTGCTCGGCCACCAGGAATGCGACTTTGTCGATCACTCGGTGCTGATCCGCATCGTGGGCGAGGATACCGCGCCGATCATTTCGCATATCGGCACCCAGCTGTGGCTCGGCCTCGACGGAATTCTGCCGCAGGACATTTCCGAAGTGCCCGCGCGCTCGGTGCTGTCGCGTATCACCGAGCATTATCTCGAAGCGGTGGCCAACCGGACTGCGGTCGGTTTCGAAGCGGAGTTCGTAAACGAGGACGGATCGGCGATCGGCTATCGCGCCATCGCCCTGCCCTGTGCCAGCGACGGAGATACGATCGACGCGGTGCTGGGCGTCGTCGACTATACGCTGGTCGAAGACGAACCGCTCCCGGCGTCAAAAATCGCGCCCGAGCACCATTCGGCCACCGACGAAGGCGACATGCCCCGCGAGGGTTGGCGCTCGGTGATCGCCAATATGCGGCGCGATCCCGGGGAACCCGTGGCCGACGAGGTTGTCGAGGCGGAAGAAGAACCGGAGGCAGAGTCCGTTCCGGCGGAAGGGCGCACGCCGAAGAAGCGCAAGCGGCAAGCACTCGATCCGCTACCAGCGGAAGGCGCGGCCGAAGCGGATGTCTCGCCTCCGCCCGCGACCGGCAAAACGACCGCGAGAGACGATGCAATCCACACCGCTCTGGCACAATTGCTCGAGATCGAAGGAGCGCTTGCGGCGGCGTTGGTAGAGATCGAAAGCGGGATGCCGCTGGCAAGTGTCGGTGAGGCCGGCGGTATGGACTTGGATATCGCCGTCGCCGGGAACACCGAAATGCTTCGGGCAAAGCGCAAGGCCATTCGCGCGATCGGAATGGAGGACGAGGTCGAGGACGTTATCGTCACTCTGTTTTCGCAATATCACCTGCTGCGGCCGCTCGGCTCGAACGATGGGTTGTTTCTGTGTGTCGTGCTCGATCGCAAGGCGGCGACACTTGCCATGGCGCGACATGAGCTTCGCCGGGTGGAAGGCGGGCTGTCGCTCTAA
- a CDS encoding NAD(P)H-quinone oxidoreductase, with the protein MRAITFDSPGGPDVMSLSEIDTPTPREGEVLIKVGHAGVNRPDVVQRRGLYPPPPGASPLLGLEVSGQIAGLGKGVSQWVPGQKVCALVPGGGYAEYVRVDARHCLPVPEGVSMVEAAAIPETLFTVWHNVFERGMAGERETILIHGGTSGIGTTAIQLCKAFGMTVIVTCGSEEKCAAAKKIGADHAIDYKSQDFVEAVKEITGGAGVQLVLDMVAGDYVARNLKCLAESGRHVTIAIQGGAKAEINMGVVMTKRLTLTGSTLRPRSDEFKALLADEIAANALPLVEDGSYRPVMDETFALADAADAHARMEAGDHIGKIVLAVD; encoded by the coding sequence ATGCGTGCCATAACGTTCGACAGCCCGGGCGGCCCTGACGTGATGAGCTTGTCGGAAATCGATACTCCGACACCTCGCGAGGGTGAGGTGCTGATCAAGGTCGGCCATGCCGGGGTGAACCGGCCGGACGTGGTGCAGCGCAGGGGCCTGTATCCACCGCCACCGGGGGCGTCGCCACTATTGGGCCTCGAAGTCTCCGGACAGATCGCCGGGCTGGGCAAAGGCGTTTCGCAATGGGTGCCAGGCCAGAAAGTCTGCGCGCTGGTGCCGGGCGGCGGCTACGCCGAATATGTTCGGGTCGATGCGCGACATTGTCTGCCGGTGCCCGAAGGCGTCTCGATGGTAGAAGCGGCAGCGATCCCCGAAACCCTGTTCACCGTGTGGCACAATGTGTTCGAACGCGGGATGGCGGGCGAGCGGGAGACGATCCTGATCCATGGCGGTACCAGCGGGATCGGCACCACCGCGATTCAGCTGTGCAAGGCCTTCGGTATGACGGTAATCGTCACCTGCGGGTCGGAAGAGAAATGCGCTGCCGCGAAGAAGATCGGGGCCGATCACGCGATCGATTACAAATCACAGGACTTCGTCGAAGCGGTGAAGGAAATCACCGGTGGTGCAGGCGTTCAGCTGGTCCTCGACATGGTGGCGGGCGATTACGTCGCGCGGAACCTGAAATGTCTCGCCGAGAGCGGGCGTCATGTTACCATTGCGATCCAGGGTGGCGCCAAGGCCGAGATCAATATGGGCGTGGTGATGACGAAGCGACTGACCCTCACCGGATCGACGCTGCGGCCGCGCTCGGACGAGTTCAAGGCGCTGCTGGCCGACGAAATCGCAGCCAATGCCTTGCCGCTGGTCGAAGATGGCAGCTACCGGCCGGTTATGGACGAGACGTTCGCGCTGGCCGATGCGGCCGATGCTCATGCGCGGATGGAAGCGGGCGACCATATAGGCAAGATCGTGCTGGCCGTGGATTGA
- a CDS encoding long-chain-fatty-acid--CoA ligase yields the protein MAVNYAQNYSHPGPWDMDLPPLSMPDMLRATVERAPDAPLIDFMGRRYSYAEVYRDAQRFAAGLQARGIAKGERIGLFLPNVPIYPAAYYGAMMAGAVVVNFSPLYTVEELSHQVADSGTRLLVTVDLDALLPTALDVLDSSELDGLVVGDFAGMLSRFKGFALKLFKRDMLASAPDRADVTAWDAFCTDSPLDPVVIDPENDLALLQYTGGTTGTPKGAMLTHQNLSANARQVNAVDPRTDERDMILGVLPLFHVFANACVLNRTVVNGGCMALLPRFDAKDALATIQRVKATAMPGVPTMYQALLDHKDFAATDFSSLRACISGGAPLGPQLKERFEKGSGARLLEGYGLTESSGVVSTNSYEGEERVGTIGQPIPATEVKLIDKEDSSRPAPDGEPGELVVRGPQIMRGYWNRPDAAKDAFTEDGWLRTGDVAVIDADGFIKIVDRCKDMIAVGGFKVFPSQVENALLEHEMVKEALVIGAPDPYKGERVEAYVTLQIDDGALGADELRDWANQRLGKHERIADLVIRDDLPKTMIGKLDRKALKAEVLGEG from the coding sequence ATGGCTGTCAATTACGCTCAGAATTATTCGCACCCCGGTCCGTGGGACATGGACCTGCCGCCCCTGTCGATGCCCGATATGCTGCGCGCAACGGTCGAGCGTGCGCCCGACGCGCCGCTGATCGACTTCATGGGGCGTCGCTATAGCTACGCCGAGGTCTATCGCGATGCGCAGCGCTTTGCCGCCGGCCTCCAGGCCCGAGGCATAGCCAAGGGGGAGCGCATCGGCCTGTTCCTGCCCAATGTCCCGATCTATCCGGCCGCCTATTACGGGGCGATGATGGCCGGTGCGGTGGTGGTCAATTTCTCGCCGCTCTACACGGTCGAGGAACTGAGCCATCAGGTCGCTGACTCGGGCACTCGCCTGTTGGTGACGGTCGATCTGGATGCGCTGCTGCCGACTGCGCTCGACGTGCTCGATTCAAGCGAACTGGACGGGCTCGTAGTCGGTGATTTCGCCGGGATGCTGTCGCGGTTCAAGGGTTTCGCGCTCAAGCTGTTCAAGCGCGACATGCTGGCCTCCGCGCCCGACCGTGCCGATGTCACCGCCTGGGATGCCTTTTGCACCGATTCCCCGCTCGACCCGGTGGTGATCGATCCGGAAAACGATCTCGCGTTGCTGCAATACACCGGCGGCACGACCGGCACGCCCAAGGGCGCGATGCTGACGCACCAGAATCTCAGCGCCAATGCCCGGCAGGTGAATGCGGTCGATCCGCGCACGGACGAACGCGACATGATCCTCGGCGTACTGCCGCTGTTCCATGTCTTCGCCAATGCCTGCGTGCTCAATCGCACGGTGGTCAATGGCGGGTGCATGGCACTGCTGCCGCGGTTCGACGCGAAGGATGCGCTGGCAACCATCCAGCGGGTCAAGGCCACCGCGATGCCGGGCGTGCCGACGATGTATCAGGCGCTGCTCGATCACAAGGATTTCGCCGCGACCGACTTCTCGTCGCTTCGCGCGTGCATTTCGGGCGGTGCTCCGCTTGGACCGCAACTCAAGGAGCGCTTCGAAAAGGGCAGCGGTGCGCGCCTGCTCGAGGGCTACGGGCTGACCGAGAGTTCAGGCGTGGTGTCGACTAACTCCTACGAAGGCGAAGAGCGCGTCGGCACGATCGGGCAGCCGATCCCGGCAACCGAAGTGAAGCTGATCGACAAAGAGGATTCCTCCCGCCCCGCGCCCGATGGAGAGCCCGGCGAACTCGTTGTTCGAGGTCCGCAGATCATGCGCGGCTACTGGAACCGGCCCGATGCTGCCAAAGATGCCTTTACCGAAGACGGGTGGCTGCGCACCGGCGACGTCGCGGTGATCGATGCCGACGGGTTCATCAAGATCGTCGATCGCTGCAAGGACATGATCGCAGTCGGCGGTTTCAAGGTGTTCCCCAGCCAGGTCGAAAATGCCCTGCTCGAGCACGAGATGGTCAAGGAGGCGCTCGTGATCGGCGCGCCCGACCCCTACAAGGGGGAGCGGGTCGAAGCCTATGTTACTTTGCAGATCGATGATGGCGCACTCGGCGCGGACGAATTGCGCGACTGGGCCAACCAGCGCCTGGGCAAGCACGAACGGATCGCCGATTTGGTCATCCGCGACGATCTGCCCAAGACGATGATCGGCAAGCTCGACCGCAAAGCGCTCAAGGCCGAAGTTTTAGGCGAGGGCTGA
- the clpA gene encoding ATP-dependent Clp protease ATP-binding subunit ClpA yields the protein MPSFAQSLEKTLHNALAHAGERNHEYATLEHLLLALVQDEDAAQVMDACGVDLGELDAAVTQYIDEEYQSLKVDEAVDPQPTAGFQRVIQRAILHVQSSGKDTVTGANVLVALFSERDSYAVYFLQQQDMSRLDAVSYISHGIGKNGQNGQIAPPQGAEDAQAQGEEKPGKEKKESALDQFTVNLNKRAEDGKIDPLIGRGPEVDRTVQILCRRSKNNPLYVGDPGVGKTAIAEGLARKIVEGDVPEVLEEAVIYSLDMGSLLAGTRYRGDFEERLKQVVNELEGMPHAILFIDEIHTVIGAGATSGGAMDASNLLKPALSSGAIRCIGSTTYKEFRNHFEKDRALLRRFQKIDVNEPTIEDTVKILKGLKSAFEDHHKVKYTPDALKTAVELSARYINDRKLPDKAIDVVDEVGAMQMLVPPSRRKKKITAKEIESVIATMARIPPKSVSKDDKKALENLERDLKHVVFGQNSAVEKLSVAMKLSRAGLRDPDKPIGSFLFSGPTGVGKTEVARQLASIMGIELKRFDMSEYMERHSVSRLIGAPPGYVGYDQGGLLTDAIDQNPHCVLLLDEIEKAHPDLFNILLQVMDNGRLTDHHGKTVDFRNVVLIMTTNAGASDMARQGIGFGDVSKEDASEEAVKRMFTPEFRNRLDAVVPFGYLGQDTIARVVEKFVIQLELQLADQNVHIQLDDDAKAWLGKRGYDKLYGARPMGRLIQEKVKQPLAEELLFGKLANGGEVDVSVKDDALHFAISSAAPKPSPKKKRKAPAKKATPEDGAKATDESDGEG from the coding sequence ATGCCCAGTTTCGCCCAAAGCCTCGAAAAAACGCTCCATAATGCGCTGGCCCATGCCGGCGAGCGCAATCACGAATATGCGACGCTCGAGCACCTCCTCCTCGCTCTCGTGCAGGATGAGGATGCGGCACAGGTGATGGATGCCTGCGGCGTGGATTTGGGCGAACTGGACGCAGCCGTCACTCAGTATATCGACGAGGAATACCAGTCGCTGAAGGTGGACGAAGCGGTCGATCCGCAGCCGACCGCCGGATTCCAGCGGGTGATCCAGCGCGCGATCCTGCATGTCCAGTCTTCGGGCAAGGACACGGTGACCGGCGCGAACGTGCTCGTCGCGCTTTTTTCCGAGCGTGACAGCTATGCGGTCTATTTCCTCCAGCAGCAGGATATGAGCAGGCTCGATGCGGTCAGCTATATCAGCCACGGCATCGGCAAGAACGGCCAGAACGGGCAGATCGCCCCGCCGCAGGGCGCCGAAGATGCGCAGGCGCAAGGCGAAGAAAAGCCCGGCAAGGAAAAGAAGGAAAGCGCGCTCGACCAGTTCACGGTCAATCTCAACAAGCGCGCCGAAGACGGCAAGATCGACCCGCTGATCGGGCGTGGCCCCGAAGTCGATCGCACCGTCCAGATCCTTTGCCGCCGGTCGAAGAACAACCCGCTCTATGTCGGCGACCCAGGCGTCGGGAAAACCGCGATCGCCGAAGGGCTGGCCCGCAAGATCGTCGAAGGCGATGTGCCCGAAGTGCTCGAGGAAGCAGTGATTTATTCGCTCGACATGGGCTCGCTGCTGGCCGGCACCCGCTATCGCGGCGATTTCGAGGAGCGGCTGAAGCAGGTCGTCAACGAACTCGAAGGGATGCCGCACGCGATCCTCTTCATCGACGAGATCCATACCGTGATCGGTGCCGGCGCGACGAGCGGCGGGGCGATGGACGCCTCGAACCTGCTGAAGCCCGCGCTTTCCAGCGGTGCGATCCGCTGCATCGGGTCGACGACCTACAAGGAATTCCGCAACCACTTCGAGAAGGACCGCGCGCTGCTGCGCCGATTCCAGAAGATCGACGTGAACGAACCGACGATCGAGGACACGGTGAAGATCCTCAAGGGGCTGAAAAGCGCGTTCGAGGACCATCACAAGGTCAAGTACACGCCCGATGCGCTCAAGACCGCGGTCGAGCTTTCGGCGCGCTACATCAATGACCGCAAGCTGCCCGACAAGGCGATCGACGTCGTCGACGAAGTCGGCGCAATGCAGATGCTGGTCCCGCCCAGCCGTCGCAAAAAGAAAATCACGGCGAAAGAAATCGAAAGCGTGATCGCGACAATGGCGCGGATTCCGCCCAAATCGGTGTCGAAGGACGATAAGAAGGCGCTCGAAAATCTCGAACGCGATCTCAAGCATGTCGTGTTCGGTCAGAACAGCGCGGTCGAGAAGCTCTCGGTTGCGATGAAGCTGAGCCGTGCGGGCCTGCGCGATCCCGACAAGCCGATCGGCTCGTTCCTGTTCTCCGGCCCGACCGGCGTCGGCAAGACCGAAGTTGCTCGCCAGCTCGCCAGTATCATGGGAATCGAGCTGAAGCGCTTCGACATGTCCGAATATATGGAGCGCCATTCGGTCTCTCGCCTGATCGGCGCGCCTCCGGGCTATGTCGGCTATGATCAGGGCGGCCTGCTCACCGACGCGATCGACCAGAACCCGCATTGCGTCCTGCTGCTCGACGAAATCGAGAAAGCCCACCCGGACCTGTTCAACATCCTATTGCAGGTGATGGATAACGGCCGACTGACCGATCATCACGGGAAAACGGTCGATTTCCGCAACGTGGTGCTGATCATGACCACCAATGCCGGCGCTTCCGACATGGCGCGTCAGGGCATCGGCTTCGGCGACGTCTCGAAGGAAGATGCGAGCGAGGAAGCGGTGAAGCGCATGTTCACGCCCGAATTCCGCAATCGCCTCGATGCGGTCGTGCCGTTCGGCTATCTTGGGCAAGATACCATCGCCCGCGTGGTCGAAAAATTCGTGATCCAGCTCGAATTGCAGCTGGCCGACCAGAACGTGCACATCCAGCTCGACGACGATGCCAAGGCCTGGCTCGGCAAGCGCGGCTACGACAAGCTCTACGGCGCGCGCCCGATGGGTCGCCTGATCCAGGAAAAGGTCAAACAGCCGCTGGCCGAAGAACTGCTGTTCGGCAAGCTGGCCAACGGCGGCGAAGTCGATGTGAGCGTGAAGGACGATGCGCTGCATTTCGCCATCAGCTCGGCCGCGCCCAAGCCCTCGCCCAAGAAGAAGCGCAAGGCGCCGGCCAAGAAGGCAACGCCCGAGGACGGAGCGAAGGCCACCGACGAATCGGACGGCGAAGGCTAA
- a CDS encoding DUF1013 domain-containing protein: MSAPTPLMPHATASWLVDNTSLSFEQIAEFCGLHILEVQAMADDLASSKYTGRDPVRAGELTNEEIEKGAADPEYKLKMQKQPVAVARTKGPRYTPVSKRQDKPDGIAWLLRNHPEISDAQIGKLIGTTRNTIGAIRDRTHWNIQNIQPKDPVTLGLCSQRELDAVVAKAAKKAGLEDSSGDDEKLGGDREKLIAELKQEREDAAKAAVEAAQEAEAEAWLQARKDAEATGEGTEASD, encoded by the coding sequence GTGTCCGCTCCCACCCCCCTGATGCCGCATGCGACCGCCAGCTGGCTGGTCGACAACACTTCGCTCAGCTTCGAACAGATCGCCGAATTCTGCGGTCTGCACATTCTCGAAGTCCAGGCGATGGCGGACGATCTCGCGTCGAGCAAATACACCGGGCGCGATCCGGTGCGCGCGGGTGAGCTGACCAACGAGGAAATCGAGAAGGGCGCGGCGGACCCCGAATACAAGCTCAAGATGCAGAAGCAGCCGGTTGCGGTCGCGCGCACCAAGGGCCCGCGCTACACGCCGGTATCGAAGCGCCAGGACAAGCCCGACGGGATTGCCTGGCTGCTGCGCAACCACCCCGAAATCTCGGACGCGCAGATCGGCAAGCTGATCGGCACGACCCGCAACACGATCGGCGCGATCCGTGATCGCACCCACTGGAATATCCAGAACATCCAGCCCAAGGACCCGGTCACGCTCGGCCTGTGTTCGCAGCGCGAACTCGATGCGGTCGTGGCCAAGGCGGCGAAGAAGGCCGGGCTCGAGGATTCGAGCGGCGACGACGAGAAGCTCGGCGGCGATCGCGAGAAACTGATCGCGGAGCTGAAGCAGGAGCGCGAGGACGCTGCCAAGGCAGCAGTCGAAGCCGCGCAGGAAGCCGAGGCCGAAGCCTGGCTGCAAGCACGCAAGGATGCCGAGGCGACCGGCGAAGGCACCGAAGCCTCCGACTAG
- a CDS encoding glycosyltransferase family 4 protein, with product MRIALVTDAWEPQMNGVVRTLTTTVAILRGWGHEVLVVSPDDYLNFPCPTYPEIRLAMTTRIAVGQRIERFAPDAVHIATEGPLGLAARRHCIKRGRAFTTAYHTQFPDYVARRTPLPAAAIWPYIRRFHRDSAGIMVATASIAATLRDQGLPHLRDWSRGVDLAQFSPDIPRPAMFANLPRPIQLYVGRVSAEKNIEAFLTSPHPGSKVVVGDGPALDRLRAQFPEAHFVGRQSGIELAAHYAGADVFVFPSLTDTFGLVMIEALACGTPVAGFPVTGPIDILTPACGAMDENLTRAIERALQCAEADCVSVGRSYSWEASARQFLAALAPEGAETIAA from the coding sequence ATGCGGATCGCGCTGGTGACCGATGCGTGGGAACCGCAAATGAACGGTGTGGTGCGCACGCTCACCACCACGGTCGCAATCCTGCGCGGTTGGGGTCACGAAGTGCTCGTAGTCTCGCCCGACGACTATCTCAATTTTCCCTGCCCGACCTATCCCGAAATCCGTCTGGCGATGACGACGCGCATAGCGGTCGGCCAACGGATCGAGCGGTTCGCGCCCGACGCGGTTCATATCGCGACCGAAGGGCCGCTGGGTCTGGCAGCGCGGCGGCATTGCATCAAACGCGGTCGCGCCTTCACGACTGCCTATCACACGCAATTTCCCGACTATGTCGCGCGGCGCACGCCACTGCCGGCGGCGGCGATCTGGCCGTATATTCGGCGCTTCCACCGCGATTCGGCGGGAATTATGGTGGCGACCGCCAGCATTGCTGCAACCTTGCGCGACCAGGGCCTCCCGCATTTGCGCGACTGGAGCAGGGGAGTCGATCTCGCCCAGTTTTCGCCGGACATTCCGCGACCGGCAATGTTCGCCAATTTGCCGCGACCGATCCAGCTCTATGTCGGACGGGTCTCCGCCGAAAAGAACATCGAGGCCTTTCTCACCAGTCCACATCCCGGTTCCAAAGTGGTTGTCGGGGATGGGCCCGCGCTCGATCGGCTGCGCGCACAGTTCCCCGAGGCGCATTTCGTCGGGCGGCAGTCGGGCATCGAACTTGCTGCGCATTATGCCGGGGCCGACGTGTTCGTCTTCCCAAGCCTGACCGACACGTTCGGGCTGGTGATGATCGAGGCGCTGGCTTGCGGCACACCGGTGGCCGGTTTTCCCGTCACCGGGCCTATCGATATCCTGACTCCGGCCTGCGGAGCGATGGACGAAAACTTGACGCGCGCGATCGAGCGCGCCCTCCAGTGCGCGGAGGCCGACTGCGTCTCGGTCGGACGGTCATACAGCTGGGAAGCCAGTGCACGGCAATTCCTCGCCGCCCTTGCGCCCGAAGGCGCAGAGACGATCGCAGCTTAG